TAAAAAAAACGATAGAACATTACAGGAAATAAATTGCCTTATGGTACATACTAACACTATTCTCCATTTCCTTTTAAGTTGTAATTCAATATTTGCTAAACATATACGGAAGTGGGAAGAAACTACATGGGTGCTAAAATAATTTTATTCTCCAACAAGATCTGCACTTAGTTTTAGAATATACTTGCTTCCAGTTAGAAAACTTGTCCATCTATGTACAACACATTTACTAAAATTAAATAGTGATCTGTTTTACACTTGCatgtaaaacacacacaaaagACACCAAGAGCTTTAAGGTTAGAAGAAAAAAGAACTGCAAATGCCAAAAATCTGAAattacagaaaatgcaggaaatacccAGAAAATCTGTCAGCATTTGAAAGGTCAGAACTCTGTTCCAACAAAGGGGCTATAGaatcagaaaggttacagcatggaaggaggccattcggcccatcgagtccaaccagaccgatgcaagagcaatccagctagaaccatTTCCTCGCCcaatccccgaagccctgcaatttttttcctttcaggtatttatccagttcccctttgaaggccatgattgaatctgcctcaaccacgccctctggcagtgcattccagatcctaaccactcgctgtgtaaaaaagtttttcctcatgtcacctttggttgttttgccaaccaccttaaatccatgtcctctgaaaCATTAATCAAACTTTTCCCTTCATAGATACTAATGGACACGTTGGGGATTTTCTGTTTTAAAAGCTCTGAGATTTCTGTGCGAGCTATGTCCAAATTTTAAGGTTTCTCATTATATTCTTAATATGGTAATCAAAAGTTTAGTAACAAGCGATCCCAATGGAAATCATATTAGCCATCCCTGAAATAAATCCAATgtgatacttttctttattattgGCATCATTTCCTTTTGTTTATGAGCCAGTATGATTCAGCACTGGAACATGACCATACCTGTTGCTTTAAGGTTTCGTTCATTCTTTACCATTGCATTTCTTCCTGAATTTTCCTTGCCTTGTTCTTGATGCAGTAGCAAGCATTTCTTCAGTACTGGTTTGTGATATTTAACAGTGCTGCTTTCTTCAGAATTTTGAAAATTCTCTATCTTTTTATGTTTGACAGTAGAAATGTTTTCCGATTCATAGCCTGACTCAATTTGTAACTGTATATCTTTTCCAGACGTTTTTGAATTTTCACATTCATTGGTTTTATCTAAGAGGCAAATAAGATGCATTAAAAATACATCAAGCATCAGAAAGTAGAGAATTATAAATATCTTTCGAGGTTTAACAAATTAAGGCTAAAACCTTGATATCAGGCATGCCAATAAATCACTCGTTTTCCTTAATTATTGAAAACAAAACTTTAAAATAAATGTTTGGCTTAGACCAAAGTTTCACATGGACAATTCAACTACTATGAAAGATAAGCACAATCAACAAAAAAAGTCCACTGTTTATTCTGATCTTGTTTTATAGAACAATAACAATGCCAGGGCACAATaaagtagtggttatgttactgggctagtaataaaGAGGCTCTGGACTAGTAATAAAGAGGCttagattaataatccagagaatgtgagttcaaatcccaccatggcagtttgacaatttgaattcagttaaaacaaatctggaaataaaagctgatatcaataaaagtgaccatgaatctgttggattgttgtaaactggttcattaatgtcctttagggaagaaaacctgccactATTACCCAGTCAGGCCTACATATGACTCCTGTCCCATACCAATGTGGttcactcttaactgctctctgaagtggcctagcaagtccctcagttgtatcaaacaggcACCAACTTttcagggcagttagggatggcactaaatgctggccttgccagacgCCCACTTCCCGAGAATGAATGTGAAATAAGCAGTGTTATTTTTGATCTTTAGTTTATTAGCCAGGAAAGTGACATTGGCCGAAAAGTGCATTAGAAAGAGCTGTTGATCATTAATATTCATGCTAAATACTTTTCCCATTCTTCAAAATTTGTTATCCATTCGACCCTTCCTAGCTCCTCCCATGTCACATACCTCTGCAACAGAGAGTGTGGGGCAAGAAACCTGTTCCCAAGTAACCAATAGCACTCTTGGTAAAGGGGGCAAAGCAAATGGAGCCCTCCCTGTCTATTTTCCTTCCTTTTGCAGGGAGCACAGGGGCTTTTGCTTGATGCCACCGTGCTAACAGTGTGGGAAATTATGCATGTATTCCACTTCTGGGCACCAAATGCAACGGACCATGTTTTTGGGTCTTTACTACCCTTTTTATTCTTGATTTTCGATTTTTCTCCAAGTCAACACCCTGCGTGTATCATCACTAGTCCCAATATCTAGGTAAGCTTTCAATAAGGTTCCCACTTTACTGAAAAACCTTCCTGCTAACTACTTTAACAACTGGAATTATTGTATGCCTCCACAGGATAGAGCAGCAATCAGACATAGTTTAATGATTTGAAACAATCACTCAAAAGAAATACaacaaagcagagaagttatgttaaacttgtatagaaccttggttagatcacacttggagtactgtgcacagttctgctctctgttataaaaaggatataaaggcattggagaaggaacaaaaaatattcacaaggatactaccagaattgagaggatatacttatcaggaaaggctgaacaggctggagctcttttctccaggctgaggggtgacctgatagaggtctttaagataatgaaaggacttgataaggtagatgtaaagaaaatgcttccacttgtgggggagtccaaaactagagatcataaataaaagatagtcactaataaatccaataaggaattcaggagaagcttctttacccaaagagtggtaagaatgtggaacatgctaccacaaagagtagttgaggcaaatagcatagatacatttaagggggaggtagataagcacatgagggagaaaggaatagaaggatatgctgattgggttagatgaagaggggtaggaggaggctcatggagtataaacgccagcatagaccatttgggctgaatggcctgtttctgtgctgtacactctatttaattctatgtacACAAAATAACATTTACAGTAGAAATACTATTTCGCTTCtccaaaagaaaacaaatattcAATTTCTTTTGAATTAACATTTTATACACATAttgattttttaaacttatatttcTCACCACTGTGGGAACTGGACTAATCTATTCCTTGAAGGTTCCAAACTAATTCTCTCCAATTTGAACAATTCAACTACTTATAAATTCTGAAACAATTGCTCGGTTCCTCAATTAAAAAACTGACAACTCAATTCAAAAAGCAGTTGTCAGACACATAACTGAATCAATAACAGCATTTACATTTGAATTATGTGGCTTGGTTCCTCTCTCAAGCCTGTTACCTTGCAGGCAACTAACAAAATTTGTATTGATTTAAGCTGGGACATAGAATTTATCTGAAGTTGACTTTTAAACTTATGTATTGTGGGACAGCCACCAAGCCAAAACTGGACAACTTTTAAGGAGGAAAGGCCATTTGAATGATCAAGCCCAAGTCCTGTAAGGCTAGGAGTGGAGTTGATCAGCAGAGACTACCATGGGAAGCAAAGATGTCAGAAGCTTGGTACTTCGAGGGAATAGTGAGATGTCTAGAATTATCCCAGAGAGAAGTAACAGGTAAACTGGATTCCTTGGGGTAGTGCTTGGAAGTAGGAGAAGTAAAAGGCTTGATGCTGCTGCAGGAGAAAAGGAGCAAGCAAAGTGTGGAACAGAAAAGAGTGTACAAAATTCCTAGATTAACAAATGTTCCTGCCAGTTGCAAATAAGATATTGTGTTCCATTAGGCTATTTATCTTTCTATAAGAGAAGCATTCCAACTGGGAGATTGACCAGGGACAATGAAGGCACAATTGCAAAGAGCCTCAGAAGACTAAATGGGACACAAGGTCTAGCTTCAGAAAAGGTGCAAAACCCAAAATAGTAGGAGAGGCGAGGTCTCTGGGGGCAGATTTCCAATAAGACTTGGGCAATTTTAGGGTCTtcacattcttttttaaaaaaaagagaaaatgttatatttttgttaggctataatttgtatttttttaccTGCACATGGGAAACAACATGGCAGCCAAAgtctagaatttttttttgagcgATTTGATTGGATCGTTTATGACAGTTGCTGGTTTATGAATGGTACAGTTAAAAATGTAGTTATTGCTCAATTTCAGGTTATTGCTGGCTATTTATTGGTACCTTTCCTACCTGTCTAGTGAACGTTTTCTAATTGGCCCAAATATGCTATTGACTAAACATGGAAGCAACAGTATGGTTATTTGAGCCAATTACAATTTTTTACCTCATGGACTCGTAACTGTCTTAAATCAGATTTAATCTAATCATTTCAAATGAGTTCCACTATATTAATGCTTATGCCACCAAATACTCAAGAACAAAACATGAAATACTAGGACTATTTCAGGAGGTcaagaggaaatttaatagaggttatTAAAATTATGATGAGTTTTGATAGTGAAtatggaaagactatttcctctggttggggtgtCAGTGAGAACGACAATTTAAAAATTGTTACtaagagagaggggtgaggttaGGAAAAATGTCTGTGGTTGATGGAGCATGGCATGCTTTACCacagagtggttgaggcagagaccattgcatattttaagggaaaggtagataaatatttgaaagggaaagaTATTGAGAGATCAGGGCAGAGCGATCAGTTTGGTTTCTTCtaccaaagagctgacacagacacaATGGAATGAATGACCttcttgtgtgcagttttggctgtAATCTTATCAGGGAAACACACAATgtacttcaggtcattttcaGCATCATTGAGTTGGACAAACTTAAATGCAACCATGACAGTAAAGGGTTTTAGCTACTTGTACTGTTAATTTAAAGATACTTATTTAAAACATTATGACCTTGATTTTCTTTCGCCCTTGCTCCTCCCCACCCTGGATGCTAGTGAGGTAGAGTACACTTTTGGGAGAGATTGCAATCAGTTTGGTTGAAGAGGCCTGCTGGTGAATCCCTACATGGGAAGGTATCAGAGACACTACTACTCTGCTTCTTGGGGTCAGAATTAACAGAAAGGAACAGCAAACCCATGTTTCGGAGGCAGTCAGGATTTGAACAAAGAAGGACCGTGAGACATAGCTGTTGGCCTGGAGCCGGAAGCTAAAAATGTGATTAGAAATTATCTAGAGGGAAAAGCATATCTAAAAAAAAGTCAGCCCAAAGGGACAGGGCATGTGGTTTATTATTTTTCCCAATCTCCTTTCCTCAAAAGAGTCAAGTAAGTGTAATTTACTTTGACTGTTACTTTGTATGACAacttgctgtctgtaaaataaagcagcttaacaattcataTCGAGACTTGATTCTTTGTGTTTCTTAGTCTGCTTTTGAAAAGATTAGGGAAGCACATGTGAGGGCACATGTAAGAGGCATGATATCCAGGTCAGATCACAAGTTTTCCATTATTACACTCTTGGGTGGAAGTGAACTTTTGGTCAAGTGGTAGCATTCCTTTTTGAGTCAGGTGTCAGGGTTGAAACCCTATTCTAGCCAGTGCCGGCGATTGGAGATTGGAGCTCCGACTCCCAATTGACATTCAGTGGGATACTTGCACCGATACCCCCATCCCTATCATATGGGTCGCGAGAGTCCATGAAACTCTCCCACCATATAGGACTACTCACCCTATGGCCATGGAAGGAACATTCACATCGTGGCCTGTCAGGCTGTTAATCAATCGGTGAATCCTTCCCATTGCTTCACACTATCCATCAAGGGAAGAATATGAAGATACAAAAGCAACCACCACCCCTGGCTTGTGCTGTATTTAGATATTAGCCAGCACAGGCAAACCCCTAAATGTAAGGTACTCAGGCCGCATATGGGATTGACCAGCACCACTGTACCCAAGGGAACATCGAAGAATGACCCTAAACTTGAAACAGCCTTCTTCTGCCCATGCAAATCCTAATGGGTGTCCACCTGGTGTAACTAGAGGAAAAATGAGGCAGGGATGCTATGACATCACCACCCACCTCATTTCCATATTAATTTCAATGTGGCCGTTGTAGGTGTAACTACTCTGCACTCCCAAGCCAGGGAAGCCCTGGAAGTTGTTGTGCAATGCAAAGGAGGCAGAAGCCCAGCATCCTGGGTCTCCACCCCTTTTTCACCCGCTTTGCACCCAGGGAATAGCATTTCTCAAACAAAGCAGAAGAGAATTGGATCTCATAACTTTCAAATGACTGACCAAATGATACAGGAATAGATTAGGAAATTTACATATACTTGCCACACTCTGGTGTTTTCAATTCAGAAGATGCCATTTCATTTTGAGTGGTCTCCGCCTCATCACCACTTTCAGGTGCTTCCTTGTGAGGCACCTTTTTTTGGAGAGTTACAGTTCTCCTTCTTGACCTTGGTCTGGTTGTTAAACCCGTTGGCCCTTCACTTTTATGTTGACTACAGCTCGATGATTTCCTACGTCTTTTATCAGCAGGAGGTACATAAAGACTATCATCCAAATCTTCTTCTGAATTACTCTCTGTATCGACACTGTTTTTGGCATCTTCTACATTCTCACCTGCACTTGGTTCATCTTTCCTACGGAAAGGTGTGAGATGAATACTTTCTTCATAATCAAAATTATAAGTATCACTGCAATCAAGagacttttttctttctttggcaGTGCTTCTTTTGCTTTGACTTCGATCTCTACTCTTTGATCTGGCTCCAGGTCTTGCAGGTTCCAAATGTTTCTTCAATGGCATGCTTCTATTTCCATTATTTACTTTTCCTCTTCTTCCCCTTTGCTCTACTTCCAATTGAGCATCCTCTCCTTTTTCTGAAATAGGCTTTACCCTCTGTGCATTTTCTGAATTTACAACTTCAGTGTTCCTCACATTGCTTTTGAACTTAGTTTTGACTTTCTCAGGATCCAAATTGTTTGTCATTTGCACCTGATCTAGTTCAGTGCTTCTTGTATCAGCTCCTTGATTAGAACTTAGAGAATCAGTCAAATTTTCAAGAGCTTTGAAATTCATTTCAAACTTTTGTTCTTCACTTGCCCAAGATACTTCTGAATAATTTTCAAAAGTGTTGAAAAAATCAAAGGTGTCAATTTGACCATAGAAAGAGGTGCTTTTCCTCCCAGATCGTCGCCTAATTGAAACCCCTTTTGGTACCACATCCACTCCCTCAAAAGATGTATCATCCAATGGAGGTACTAAATTGGCATCAGAGTCTTGACTTTGATTAAATGTAGAtcttctccctttttgaaaacaAAGCCAATAAAACTTTAATGGTTACCAGTTTTCTACATCAAAAGGCTTTAGAGTACCCAACGATTAAAGGCAGATCAATAACCCTAAGTTACAAATGTAAAAGTACAGACAAAGCATCAGCAAATTTGTTGGAAAAAACACATTCCAATAAAAGTTATAACAATGATAAAATtagcaaaatattttaaaaacggCTCTAAGACACATCCCTTCATCTAGAAAAATGGGATAGGCCAGGAGAGATCTTTGTATGTGGAAATTAAACGTCAACCAAAATAATGAAGACTACACAGATGGAAAGTAATCTATTCCTCATTTCTTCAACCTGTACATACAAGGAAGTATACTAAAGTGGAAAAAAAATATAAGCAGCTGGTTTCTTAAGACTTGCATCATCAGGCCAGTTTGAACAACAGCAGCATCAAAACACTTATGAGCAGCCCGCTTTgcaaatatatatcaaaatgtcTAGAGGCCGTTGTCTCAAATAGTAACCACTGCACAAGTAGAATGAACTCtaactttcctttgtgggtccTGCCCTGTTGGAGAGTAGCACAAACCCCTATCTAGTAACAGGTTCCTTTTTGTTTCTAAAAGAAATAAATAGCTGCCTATATAGCAGAAATAGAATATTTAGTGTTGTCCTGCATAGTCCACTACATTTAGTGTTAGATAGTTCCAGAATAGAAGCTAACACTTATTGACTGTTAGAATCGTAACTGCTTCAGGCCTGTTTTCTCCAGAAAGTCATGTGTATCACTGCCAAATCCAACTATTGATCTGAGCCAGGTGGTCCACCCTATGTGAGATCAAAGTTGACCTGATAATACTTACATTTCTCACACTGGTCCTACCTTTCCCTCTTGCTCCTAAATGAGCCTGCAATACTCTTCCAATCTGGGGTACCTGAAACTGCCAGGACTACTGGTTGTCTTTTTGCCTACTTGGGTAAAGACTGCATATTCTATGCATCTGTTCCCTATTCTATTACAGGTTTCTGCTCCAGCTTGTGCTCTGATTTGGTCGCCTCATTTACTCTCATTAGTTACTGTAAGTTTATAGATTAAGTGCCTCTCTCTAAACTtgtgctgctttttttttaaatgtagaaagTTTTTGCTACTACACTTTTCTTAAGGCATAAATACATGTAGGTCACTTGCTAGTGTGCTGCAGAAACTGGATAAACCCACTAGAGTCTACATTCTTTTACAGAATTTGCTTTGGTTTGCTGCAGAAATTGGCTTCACAGTATTGAAGAATTTTAGGCATCCTGGTTTACGACAACTTCCTAGGCCAGAGATCACACTGGACTTGGTACAGTAAGCTGTAACTGAAACCTGCATCTTTTACCAACTGTCAAACTGAGTTAGCATAActcaggtaggtggttggtggtgagtatctcttctgttttcttctttcttaggactgtgtgcTAAATAACTTgtaacataaaactaaatttaaaaaaaactaaacttaatttaataaattaaacaaggccagtacttggttcaacctaaaaataatttgattggcattgtagtaatcagttaaataaataaaatagttatgacagggcaggagatgtgttgcagctgcaacatgtgggagctactggacagttttgtccagggcgactaacatctgcggtaagtgtctgcagctcgaggaacttcggctccgaattgaggagctggagtccaagctgcagacattgtgatgcatcagggagggacaaagttacctggacactttgatccaggaggcagtcacgccccttagactaaatactgtagaattggcacgtggtcagggacaggagggtgtaactgcgagtgaggcaggtatggggatccaggaggtagcattgcagaagCATCAGCCTCTGCACTGGTCTAATAGATATGAggctcttgcagcccttgtggacgagtgcaggggctgcaggaaggatgagcaaactggccaagGCACCATGGTTCAGGggaccattcaagtggggggagtaaaaaggaatgtgattgtagtaggcgacagtttagttagagggatagacactgttctctgcagccaagagcgagagtcctgaaggctgtgttgcctacccgatgCCAGGGTtagggacatctcctcagggctggagagaaacttgagggggaggggaaggatccagttgtcgtggtccacgtaggtaccaacgacataggtaggactaagaaagaggttctgctgagggagtttgagcagctagggactaaattaaaaagcagaaccacaaaaggtgataatctccggattattacctgagccacgagcaaattggcacagggtaaatcagatcagagatgaatgcgtggctcaaagattggtgtgggagaagtgggtttcgattcatggggaattggcaccagtattggggaaagagggagctgttccattgggatgggctccacctgaaccatgctgggaccagtgctcTGGCAAACAGAATaaatagggcggtagagaaggctttaaactaaattgggggggggggggggggggaggggggggaaatagGGCTCATGTGGggagaagtttagattgataaagagaaaagacaaggaagtagtacaggaaagtgatgggggtaatgataaacagagtgtgtcaggaatggACAGAGAGCACAAACATAAGAGCGCaccagcaaatggggccggggtaggaaagaatggtaaaaagacaaaattaaaggttgtttatctgaatgcgcacagcattcgtaataagatagatgaattgacggcacaaatagaaacaaatgggtatgatctcgtggccatgacagagacgtggttgcaaggtgaccaaggttgggagctaaatattcaggggtatttaacatttcggaaggataggaaaaaaggtgaaGGCAGTGGGgtagctgttaataaaggatgaaattggtataatagtgagaaatgatcttggctcagaagatcaagatgtcgaatcaatttgggtggaggtaagaaatagtaagggaaagaaatcacaggGGGCCTATGTAATACTCCCAccaaacagtagctacactgtagggcaaaatattaatcaggaactAAGGGGGGCTGGtaaaaaagataatgcaataa
This DNA window, taken from Heptranchias perlo isolate sHepPer1 chromosome 2, sHepPer1.hap1, whole genome shotgun sequence, encodes the following:
- the LOC137334202 gene encoding shugoshin 1-like — encoded protein: MKKMAFERCQKISFQESLEAIKERMKEKRNQNQTKINRAKQTLNSKVKTKVLSKSSFIKNIQGNNQNLALSLEAEKKKLRVAYNVILSLKRERQAMMFYILMLKRKLENHIPGHLENLRLVAHSIGEDLSNFEENDLPHDLPESSSPVEPFIQDIERHVPLENARNHTIGNAEYTTTVGSRAVLSNMMDTQPASKKISRGRRSTFNQSQDSDANLVPPLDDTSFEGVDVVPKGVSIRRRSGRKSTSFYGQIDTFDFFNTFENYSEVSWASEEQKFEMNFKALENLTDSLSSNQGADTRSTELDQVQMTNNLDPEKVKTKFKSNVRNTEVVNSENAQRVKPISEKGEDAQLEVEQRGRRGKVNNGNRSMPLKKHLEPARPGARSKSRDRSQSKRSTAKERKKSLDCSDTYNFDYEESIHLTPFRRKDEPSAGENVEDAKNSVDTESNSEEDLDDSLYVPPADKRRRKSSSCSQHKSEGPTGLTTRPRSRRRTVTLQKKVPHKEAPESGDEAETTQNEMASSELKTPECDKTNECENSKTSGKDIQLQIESGYESENISTVKHKKIENFQNSEESSTVKYHKPVLKKCLLLHQEQGKENSGRNAMVKNERNLKATGENFGPRLSLNDVTNCSSLPTENKEKKMSCSTLLEKLDKISPIAISKRRCTMTVNYKEPSLSVKLRRGDRYTDTKFLRSPIFKQKKNDASRRKSGKKPSPLSRYNEAFVGCR